A genome region from Methylorubrum populi includes the following:
- a CDS encoding ABC transporter ATP-binding protein: MSSPSSHPSSHPFLAIRGIRRSYGPVVAVEGVTLDVARGEFVTFLGPSGSGKSTTLYVIAGFQEPNAGDVLIEGRSILNTPSNKRNIGMVFQRYTLFPQMTIAENVGFPLKVRRWNRADIDARVRAMLKLVHLEAHADRKPAQLSGGQQQRVALARALAYEPPLLLMDEPLSALDKSLREELQHEIKRVHHETGVTILYVTHDQEEALRLSDRIALFRQGRIEQLGTGRDLYDAPASRFVAGFIGHSNFMPCRIDRQRGGADGAILLDDGTPVSGVSLGAMPAQSDTGVLMVRPDAIRLHDPGSAPAGAIFGTVDEASFCGEAMQYSVATAWGENLTVRTPCGAGRARVGERVALAWRPEQAQIFPN, translated from the coding sequence ATGAGCTCTCCGTCCAGCCATCCCTCCAGCCACCCCTTCCTGGCGATCCGCGGCATCCGGCGCAGCTACGGCCCGGTCGTGGCGGTCGAGGGGGTCACCCTGGACGTCGCCCGCGGCGAGTTCGTGACCTTCCTCGGGCCTTCCGGCTCCGGCAAGAGCACCACGCTCTACGTCATCGCCGGCTTCCAGGAGCCGAATGCCGGCGACGTGCTGATCGAGGGCCGCTCGATCCTGAACACGCCCTCGAACAAGCGCAACATCGGCATGGTGTTCCAGCGCTACACCCTGTTCCCGCAGATGACGATCGCCGAGAATGTCGGCTTCCCGCTCAAGGTGCGGCGCTGGAACCGGGCCGACATCGACGCCCGGGTCAGGGCGATGCTCAAGCTCGTGCATCTCGAGGCCCATGCCGACCGCAAGCCGGCGCAGCTCTCCGGCGGCCAGCAGCAGCGCGTCGCGCTGGCCCGGGCGCTCGCCTACGAGCCGCCGCTCCTGCTGATGGACGAGCCGCTCTCGGCCCTCGACAAGAGCCTGCGCGAGGAACTCCAGCACGAGATCAAGCGGGTCCACCACGAGACCGGCGTGACCATCCTCTACGTGACCCACGACCAGGAGGAGGCGCTGCGCCTGTCCGACCGGATCGCCCTGTTCCGCCAGGGCCGGATCGAGCAGCTCGGCACCGGGCGGGACCTCTACGACGCGCCGGCCTCGCGCTTCGTCGCCGGCTTCATCGGACACTCGAACTTCATGCCCTGCCGCATCGACCGGCAGCGCGGTGGGGCGGACGGAGCGATCCTCCTCGACGACGGGACGCCCGTGAGCGGCGTGTCATTGGGGGCGATGCCGGCCCAATCCGATACCGGCGTGCTGATGGTGCGGCCCGACGCGATCCGGCTGCACGATCCCGGCAGCGCCCCGGCGGGGGCGATCTTCGGGACCGTCGACGAGGCGAGCTTCTGCGGCGAGGCGATGCAGTACAGCGTCGCCACCGCCTGGGGCGAGAACCTCACGGTCCGCACCCCCTGCGGCGCCGGTCGCGCCCGGGTCGGCGAGCGGGTCGCCCTGGCCTGGCGGCCGGAACAGGCGCAGATCTTCCCGAACTGA